One Lytechinus variegatus isolate NC3 chromosome 11, Lvar_3.0, whole genome shotgun sequence DNA segment encodes these proteins:
- the LOC121423931 gene encoding BRISC and BRCA1-A complex member 1-like, whose protein sequence is MDKEGEEIPAVPEENFAVYDGNTECSDPGSRDGHEPDNGSEVVVDQASSSGLQPDNDEGRTGPTPPKRTTSQTEFRSRGPSETEAGITDEDGGINIVKRPRLPSVNCPEKIIICLDLASEVNRVPFLQRDGTKHLPIELVKRALSIFIRTKSSINPRHQFALVVLQESAVWLQDFTSDVEEFLNVMFDLTSETQDCESCDLTSLFETIANKVDLPVIDDTEVLPPPYVIRTLFFYGRSALIPEFISGREAQVALSNSPYFFFDVFYLHEPPSEENYCKDIYDVFLDLDKNNTSYIHEVGRMIPHLYNKMASLVAHPLQRPEQVFASYSLEIEQ, encoded by the exons ATGGACAAAGAAGGAGAGGAAATTCCAGCTGTACCTGAAGAAAATTTTGCTGTTTATGATGGGAATACAGAATGCAGCGATCCTGGTAGTAGAGACGGACACGAACCAGATAACGGATCTGAGGTTGT GGTCGATCAAGCCAGTAGCAGCGGCCTGCAACCAGATAACGATGAAGGCCGGACAGGACCAACCCCACCTAAGAGAACAACGAGCCAGACTGAATTCAGATCCAGAGGCCCATCAGAGACAGAGGCAGGGATCACCGATGAAGATGGTGGTATCAATATTGTCAAACGACCTAGGTTACCATCGGTCAATTGTCCGGAGAAAATA ATCATCTGCTTAGACCTGGCCAGTGAGGTGAATAGAGTACCTTTTCTGCAAAGAGATGG GACTAAACACCTACCCATAGAGTTGGTAAAAAGAGCTTTGAGTATCTTTATAAGAACTAAGAGTAGCATCAACCCACGACACCAGTTTGCATTAGTGGTGCTCCAGGAAAGTGCTGTGTGG CTGCAAGACTTCACTTCTGACGTGGAGGAGTTTCTCAATGTAATGTTTGATCTGACCAGTGAGACACAGGATTGCGAGTCATGTGACCTCACATCACTCTTTGAAACCAT TGCAAATAAAGTTGATCTACCAGTGATTGATGATACTGAAGTCTTGCCTCCTCCATACGTCATTAGAACTCTGTTTTTCTATGGAAGGTCAGCTCTCATTCCAGAGTTTATCAGCGGTCGAGAA GCTCAAGTAGCCCTATCAAATTCACCATATTTCTTCTTTGATGTCTTCTATCTCCACGAACCACCATCGGAAGAAAACTATTGCAAG GACATCTATGATGTTTTCCTAGACCTTGACAAGAACAATACGTCATACATCCATGAGGTTGGACGGATGATACCACACCTTTACAACAAGATGGCTTCATTAGTGGCTCATCCGTTACAGAGACCTGAACAAGTGTTTGCTTCATACTCGCTGGAGATAGAACAATGA
- the LOC121423480 gene encoding membralin-like: MSTNTDTSVGPGADATQGQDRQPSSSNLPDSNPQTDSSLPDNQQQQENPPPQPQQAAAPEVDAEQALPNIPAAQNANNARANNNNNNNPLLNVRDRLFHALFFKIAITYARAFPPPVRRFFEFAILLKALTALFVLAYIHRTFSRSPINCLADYRDKWPRDGILRVEIVRNRSDESPIYEVSYGRRKLGGMTKIDDDEMHYANMTMMPPYWEYPDVLKADDALRKREEENTDTIQTSFFNGLSWQTTNITIDMSATQKLEKNMQPFRETVSEFEMFTRAVWPVDEYIMEYSLEYGFLRLSSGTRERLGIPVMVIQLDPTQDECFGDSLSRFLLDEFLGYDDILMSSVKSLAEYEDNKGYLRNVVTGEHYRFVSMWMARSSYIAAGFIMLIFTISISMLLRYSHHQIFVFIVDLLQMLEMNTTIAFPAAPLLTVILALVGMEAIMSEFFNDTTTAFYIILIVWVADQYDAICCHTQITKRHWLRFFYLYHFAFYAYHYRFNGQYSGLALITSWLFIQHSMIYFFHHYELPAILQQARLQVLLQRNQHGGMHPRINININLGENAPQQQQPQPGNTDRQEDNNQGGGNTTPNGTQPQQQQQATQPVPGVNVAAVQRPVWRQRRTLFSMYLGALLYRRPATANAAVSQQTEVASSAAETATSNSATHATTNTDNSLSRESPESRTVTNLSDSNQNNASQGETEISNASLMQNTLPETSNPVSSSTSQSDSSRLDTSKGSSTLASCENLLPTTQTLPSNTLQDSMLLESISQASTTIKSGNVEQ; this comes from the exons ATGTCTACAAACACCGATACATCTGTCGGACCCGGTGCTGATGCAACACAGGGACAGGACCGACAACCCTCTTCATCTAACCTTCCAGACTCTAACCCTCAAACTGATAGTTCTTTGCCCGACAACCAGCAACAGCAGGAGAACCCTCCGCCCCAACCCCAACAAGCTGCTGCACCGGAAGTGGATGCAGAGCAGGCATTGCCGAATATTCCTGCTGCACAGAACGCTAACAACGCAAGAgccaacaataataacaacaacaacccGCTTCTCAACGTTAGGGATCGTCTCTTTCATGCCCTGTTCTTCAAGATCGCTATCACCTATGCCAGAGCTTTTCCCCCTCCTGTTAGAAGATTCTTTGAGTTTGCAATCCTCCTTAAG GCCTTGACTGCCCTATTTGTTCTTGCATACATTCACCGTACATTCTCTCGTTCACCAATCAACTGCCTTGCGGACTATCGTGACAAGTGGCCGAGGGATGGTATCCTGAGAGTTGAGATCGTAAGGAATCGCAGTGATGAAAGTCCCATATATGAAGTCTCATATGGGAGAAGGAAATTAg GAGGCATGACAAAGATTGATGACGATGAGATGCATTATGCCAATATGACTATGATGCCACCATACTGGGAATACCCGGACGTCTTAAAAGCCGACGATGCCTTGCGTAAGCGAGAGGAAGAGAACACCGATACCATCCAGACCTCGTTCTTTAACGGTCTCTCATGGCAGACAACAAACATCACGATAGACATGTCCGCCACACAAAAGCTTGAGAAAAACATGCAGCCGTTTCGTGAGACTGTGTCAGAGTTTGAAATGTTCACAAGAGCAG TTTGGCCAGTAGATGAGTACATCATGGAATATTCATTGGAGTATGGTTTTCTAAGACTATCATCTGGTACGAGAGAGAGACTGGGTATCCCTGTCATGGTTATTCAACTTG ATCCCACACAAGATGAATGCTTTGGCGATTCCTTGAGTCGATTCCTCCTTGATGAATTCCTTGGTTATGATGATATTCTCATGTCCAGCGTCAAGAGCTTAGCAGAGTATGAAGACAACAAAg GTTACCTGCGCAACGTTGTGACGGGAGAGCATTACCGCTTCGTCAGCATGTGGATGGCTCGTTCCTCGTACATCGCAGCCGGGTTCATCATGCTGATCTTCACCATATCCATCTCAATGCTACTAAGATACTCTCATCATCAGATCTTTGTCTTCATTG TTGACCTACTACAAATGTTGGAGATGAATACAACAATTGCGTTCCCTGCTGCTCCTCTGCTTACAGTCATCCTTGCTCTAGTTG GTATGGAAGCTATCATGTCTGAGTTCTTCAACGATACAACCACGGCATTCTACATCATTCTCATTGTATGGGTAGCTGATCAATATGATGCTATCTGTTGTCATACACAGATCACTAAACGTCACTGGCTAAG ATTCTTTTACTTGTACcattttgcattttatgcataccATTATCGCTTCAATGGGCAGTACAGTGGCTTAGCACTCATTACATCCTGGCTTTTCATTCAG CACTCCATGATATACTTCTTTCACCACTATGAGTTACCTGCCATCTTACAGCAAGCTAGGCTTCAAGTGTTGCTACAACGCAACCAGCATGGTGGTATGCATCCTCGTATCAACATCAATATCAACCTGGGAGAGAATGCGCCGCAACAACAGCAACCCCAGCCAGGCAACACTGATAGACAGGAGGACAATAACCAAGGTGGAGGTAATACAACACCGAATGGTACGCAAccacaacagcaacaacaagcCACACAACCTGTACCTGGTGTTAATGTGGCTGCTGTTCAACGTCCAGTGTGGCGGCAACGTCGCACGCTTTTCAGCATGTACCTTGGGGCGTTGCTCTATCGGCGGCCAGCAACCGCCAACGCTGCGGTAAGCCAACAAACAGAGGTGGCTTCATCTGCAGCAGAAACGGCCACTTCAAACTCAGCAACTCATGCTACAACAAATACTGACAATAGCCTCAGTCGGGAATCGCCCGAGAGCAGAACTGTCACAAATCTCAGTGACTCAAATCAAAACAATGCATCGCAAGGAGAAACTGAAATTAGTAACGCTTCGTTGATGCAGAACACACTACCAGAGACGAGCAATCCTGTCTCATCAAGTACGAGCCAATCGGACTCTAGTAGACTTGATACATCAAAAGGAAGCAGTACATTAGCATCATGTGAAAACCTTTTACCTACAACTCAAACTTTGCCAAGTAATACACTACAAGATTCTATGTTATTGGAAAGTATATCACAAGCATCTACAACTATTAAATCTGGTAATGTTGAACAATGA